From the genome of Segatella hominis, one region includes:
- the fucO gene encoding lactaldehyde reductase yields the protein MVNRFILNEVSYFGPGARKELPTVVANRGWKKALVVTDKGLMKFGVAKMVLDVLDDANIAYEVFDDVKPNPTVTNVTMGVEACKKAEADFIVAIGGGSSMDTAKGIGIVVNNPEFADIVSLEGVAPTKNKCLPIVALPTTAGTAAETTINYVIIDEKRQQKMVCVDPNDIPAVAIVDAELMYSLPKGLTAATGMDAMTHAIEGLITKAAWEMSDMFELKAIEMIYKYLPIAVNDPENPEGRNGMAVAQYIAGMAFSNVGLGVDHGMAHPMSALHDVPHGVACAILLPTVMRYNMEVSISKYVDIAKVVGVYKNGMTDQEAAEAACDAIEKLSRLVGIPQHLTDLGITEADIPALAEQAITDVCTPGNPREVTKEDILALYHQIL from the coding sequence ATGGTGAACAGATTTATTCTTAATGAAGTGTCTTATTTTGGCCCAGGTGCCCGTAAAGAACTCCCAACTGTAGTTGCAAATCGCGGATGGAAAAAAGCTTTGGTTGTTACGGATAAGGGATTGATGAAATTCGGAGTTGCGAAAATGGTGCTGGATGTGCTGGATGATGCAAATATCGCATACGAGGTTTTTGATGATGTCAAGCCAAATCCAACTGTTACAAATGTAACGATGGGTGTTGAGGCTTGCAAAAAGGCAGAAGCAGATTTTATTGTTGCGATTGGTGGTGGTAGTTCGATGGATACTGCCAAGGGTATTGGAATCGTCGTTAACAATCCGGAGTTTGCTGATATCGTTTCTTTGGAAGGTGTGGCTCCTACTAAAAATAAGTGCTTGCCAATAGTGGCTCTTCCTACTACTGCAGGTACGGCTGCTGAGACAACTATCAATTATGTGATTATAGACGAGAAGCGCCAGCAGAAGATGGTGTGCGTAGATCCTAATGATATTCCAGCAGTTGCTATTGTTGATGCAGAATTGATGTACTCTTTGCCAAAGGGGTTGACTGCTGCTACGGGTATGGATGCAATGACACATGCTATTGAAGGATTGATAACCAAGGCTGCTTGGGAAATGAGTGATATGTTTGAGTTGAAAGCCATTGAGATGATTTATAAGTATCTGCCAATAGCTGTGAATGATCCAGAGAATCCTGAAGGAAGAAATGGTATGGCTGTTGCCCAGTATATTGCTGGTATGGCTTTTTCCAATGTGGGTTTGGGTGTAGATCATGGTATGGCTCACCCGATGAGTGCTCTTCATGATGTTCCTCACGGAGTAGCTTGTGCTATTCTTTTGCCAACAGTTATGCGCTATAATATGGAGGTAAGTATTTCCAAATATGTAGATATAGCTAAGGTTGTGGGTGTATATAAAAATGGTATGACTGATCAGGAAGCTGCAGAGGCTGCTTGTGATGCTATTGAAAAATTGTCCAGACTTGTTGGTATTCCTCAGCATCTTACAGATTTAGGCATTACCGAAGCGGATATTCCTGCATTGGCAGAACAGGCAATCACTGATGTTTGTACTCCGGGTAATCCTCGTGAAGTTACTAAGGAGGATATTCTTGCATTGTATCATCAGATTTTGTAA
- a CDS encoding B3/4 domain-containing protein codes for MKIIVSPEIESVCPSFVGACIEASVINTQYCQELWDEIEELGRRYKQELTTESLKDMSGIAATRKVYRSCGKDPSRYRPASEALIRRLLQDKELYQRDTLVDLVNLASIAYGYSIGGFDADKFQGDTLTLGVGKAGEPYEGIGRGTINIEGLPVYRDQIGGVGTPTSDNERTKMEMNTTHLVVLINGYDGNEANVRANAEYIQTLLKKYCMSDGGTYFIYK; via the coding sequence ATGAAAATCATAGTATCACCCGAAATAGAATCAGTATGCCCTTCTTTTGTTGGAGCATGCATAGAAGCTTCCGTTATAAATACACAATACTGCCAAGAACTCTGGGATGAAATCGAAGAACTGGGCAGAAGATACAAACAGGAATTGACAACAGAATCGCTCAAAGACATGAGTGGCATAGCTGCTACCCGTAAGGTATATCGTTCCTGTGGCAAGGACCCATCCCGCTATCGCCCTGCCTCAGAAGCATTAATCCGCCGCTTATTACAGGACAAGGAACTTTACCAAAGAGATACCCTTGTGGATCTCGTAAACTTAGCCAGCATAGCCTACGGTTACAGCATCGGCGGTTTTGACGCTGATAAATTTCAAGGAGATACCCTTACCTTAGGTGTGGGAAAAGCCGGCGAGCCTTATGAAGGTATAGGCAGAGGAACTATTAATATAGAGGGATTACCTGTATATAGAGACCAAATAGGAGGAGTTGGCACACCAACAAGCGATAATGAACGAACGAAGATGGAAATGAATACGACCCATCTTGTCGTGCTTATCAACGGATATGATGGAAACGAAGCTAATGTTCGCGCAAATGCCGAATACATCCAAACTTTACTCAAGAAATACTGCATGAGCGACGGAGGAACTTATTTCATCTACAAATAG